A DNA window from Ctenopharyngodon idella isolate HZGC_01 chromosome 10, HZGC01, whole genome shotgun sequence contains the following coding sequences:
- the b3gnt7 gene encoding UDP-GlcNAc:betaGal beta-1,3-N-acetylglucosaminyltransferase 7 — MMTTRERWRVYKRISLMFFLAIVTLTVVHRGNITSLQDFQTDRIERQTRMELMAEGELQKKGLVTINFWKSSLVRLESNTEGPRTTQRQRPTTWDVTASNCSINLNFSSSDWFTGLEANFKQFLVYRHCRYFPILMNHPEKCAGDVDLLMVIKSVITQYDRREVIRQTWGKEQVINGKRIKTLFLLGTSSNEEERVNHQKLLEYEDYIYGDILQWDFMDSFFNLTLKEIHFLKWFSIYCGSTRYIFKGDDDVFVSVPNILEYLEVSKDLKDLFVGDVLFKAKPIRKKQNKYYIPQALYNKTLYPPYAGGGGFLMDGPLARKLYEACETLELYPIDDVFLGMCLEVLQVTPIKHEAFKTFGLVKNKTSRLNREPCFFKSMIVVHKLLPPDLKNMWKLVNSDLICSQKMEFL, encoded by the exons AT GATGACCACAAGAGAACGATGGAGAGTTTACAAGCGCATTAGCCTGATGTTCTTCCTGGCTATAGTCACACTTACTGTGGTTCACAGAGGAAACATCACCTCATTACAAGACTTCCAGACAGACAGGATCGAGAGGCAAACACGGATGGAGCTCATGGCGGAAGGCGAGCTGCAGAAAAAGGGCTTGGTTACTATAAACTTCTGGAAGAGTAGTTTAGTAAGATTGGAGTCCAACACAGAAGGTCCAAGAACAACCCAAAGGCAAAGGCCTACAACCTGGGACGTCACCGCCTCCAACTGCAGCATCAACCTCAACTTCTCTTCATCAGACTGGTTCACGGGTCTTGAAGCCAACTTCAAGCAGTTCCTGGTTTACAGGCACTGCCGATACTTTCCCATCCTCATGAATCATCCAGAGAAGTGCGCTGGAGACGTAGACTTGCTGATGGTCATCAAGTCAGTAATAACACAGTATGATCGGAGGGAGGTCATAAGGCAAACTTGGGGCAAAGAACAAGTGATCAACGGAAAAAGAATCAAAACTCTTTTCCTTCTCGGAACGTCGTCCAACGAAGAAGAACGAGTGAACCATCAGAAGCTTCTGGAATATGAGGATTACATTTACGGAGATATCCTGCAATGGGACTTCATGGATAGCTTTTTCAATCTTACCCTCAAGGAGATCCACTTCCTAAAATGGTTCTCCATCTACTGCGGAAGCACCCGTTACATCTTCAAAGGCGACGATGACGTGTTTGTCAGCGTTCCCAACATCTTGGAGTATCTGGAAGTCAGCAAAGACTTGAAGGACCTCTTTGTTGGCGACGTTCTCTTCAAAGCCAAGCCCATTCGCAAAAAGCAGAACAAGTATTACATCCCACAAGCCTTGTATAATAAGACGCTCTACCCACCGTATGCCGGTGGAGGTGGTTTCCTGATGGATGGCCCTTTGGCACGGAAACTCTACGAAGCTTGCGAAACTCTGGAACTTTATCCTATTGATGATGTGTTTCTTGGAATGTGTTTGGAGGTGCTTCAAGTAACTCCAATAAAACACGAAGCTTTCAAAACGTTTGGGCTCGTGAAGAACAAAACCAGTCGACTGAACAGGGAGCCGTGTTTCTTTAAGAGCATGATAGTGGTTCATAAATTGCTTCCGCCGGATCTAAAAAACATGTGGAAACTGGTCAACAGTGACTTGATCTGTTCGCAGAAAATGGAATTCTTATAG